From a single Oncorhynchus tshawytscha isolate Ot180627B linkage group LG29, Otsh_v2.0, whole genome shotgun sequence genomic region:
- the gimap4 gene encoding GTPase IMAP family member 4, giving the protein MESEKQVQSTGEDVPDPEEEEKRLAAAAREANRLSELRLVLLGWRWPGKSLTGNTILGREEFRLERAAEFCVKRQTEVEGRQVTVIDTPGWFSAQTTPLLYQQEMVRGASMCGPPGPHAFLLVIPVGMFTEVDRGRIEEHLALFGESVWRHTILVFTWAEVLRNMSIERHIKREGKDLQWVLEKCKRRYFVINNCIFGEHPQLRRLMEKIEKVVAEEGIYNPEEVEEKKQDQNQNQNRELGARPKVNSAVGLAKLDVDPPHNSVD; this is encoded by the exons ATGGAATCAGAGAAACAAGTTCAATCAACAG GAGAGGATGTGCCTgacccagaggaggaggagaagaggctgGCGGCCGCAGCCCGGGAAGCCAACCGTTTATCTGAGCTGCGGCTGGTGCTGTTGGGCTGGAGGTGGCCTGGGAAGAGCCTCACAGGCAACACCATCCTGGGCCGCGAGGAGTTCCGCCTAGAACGGGCTGCCGAGTTCTGTGTCAAGCGTCAGACTGAGGTGGAGGGGCGCCAGGTGACAGTGATAGACACGCCGGGCTGGTTCTCAGCCCAGACAACGCCTCTCCTCTACCAGCAGGAGATGGTACGGGGCGCCTCTATGTGTGGTCCCCCTGGCCCCCACGCCTTCCTGCTTGTCATCCCCGTGGGCATGTTTACTGAGGTGGACCGGGGCCGCATCGAGGAGCACCTGGCCCTGTTTGGGGAGAGCGTGTGGAGGCATACTATCCTAGTGTTCACTTGGGCTGAGGTACTGAGGAACATGTCCATCGAGAGACACATCAAGCGGGAGGGGAAGGATCTGCAGTGGGTGTTGGAAAAGTGCAAGAGGAGATACTTTGTCATCAATAACTGCATATTTGGGGAGCACCCCCAACTGAGGCGGCTCATGGAGAAGATAGAGAAGGTGGTGGCGGAGGAGGGCATCTATAAcccagaggaggtggaggagaagaaacagGACCAAAACCAGAACCAGAACCGGGAGCTTGGGGCAAGGCCCAAAGTGAACTCTGCTGTAGGATTGGCCAAACTGGACGTGGACCCGCCCCACA ATTCGgtggattga